The following coding sequences are from one Pseudoalteromonas carrageenovora IAM 12662 window:
- the tssG gene encoding type VI secretion system baseplate subunit TssG yields the protein MIKQIISQASQIDFYKAVFIIENQLKKHGLDYRHVGYDSSPKQELIKFTATQKFGYPGNAITKLEETGFEDGMHKVNMQVSFMGLTGCSGALPQFYSELVMQRLRYKDTTMRDFYDMFNHRLISLYYRAWKKYKPSLNHVNNEKNKDPYTQILGLLSGGYNEHQLHFSGLYSRKIRNAFDLKNVLSSYLGCDVSIKQMVGQWHELKAQEQTRLASQALYEGQHARLGVDTMIGNKVWDVSSNIEIHIKSDDPDKAKQLLPKGPLFEIANKITKDYVGNAINFRLVIESNFQNLGAAKLSKNECQLGANSFLSVQDKKLKSNPTKLSFKG from the coding sequence ATGATTAAGCAAATAATCTCACAAGCTTCTCAAATTGACTTTTATAAAGCTGTTTTCATAATTGAAAATCAGCTCAAAAAGCATGGCTTAGATTATCGACACGTCGGTTACGACAGTAGTCCAAAGCAAGAGTTGATTAAATTTACTGCTACCCAAAAGTTTGGCTATCCAGGTAATGCAATTACTAAACTAGAAGAAACAGGTTTTGAAGACGGTATGCATAAAGTAAATATGCAGGTTTCTTTTATGGGATTAACGGGTTGTTCAGGCGCTTTACCCCAGTTTTATAGTGAACTTGTGATGCAGCGTTTACGCTATAAAGATACAACGATGCGTGACTTTTACGACATGTTTAACCATCGCTTGATCTCACTGTATTACCGCGCTTGGAAAAAATATAAGCCTTCGCTTAATCACGTTAATAATGAAAAAAACAAAGACCCATACACACAAATACTCGGTTTATTAAGTGGTGGCTATAACGAGCACCAACTGCATTTTTCGGGTTTATACAGCCGTAAAATTAGAAATGCCTTTGATTTAAAAAACGTACTTTCGTCATACTTAGGTTGTGATGTATCAATTAAACAAATGGTTGGCCAATGGCACGAGCTAAAAGCGCAAGAACAAACCCGTTTAGCCAGCCAAGCATTATATGAAGGCCAGCATGCCCGATTAGGTGTTGATACCATGATTGGAAATAAAGTATGGGATGTCTCTTCTAATATCGAAATCCACATAAAATCAGATGATCCAGATAAAGCAAAACAACTTTTGCCCAAAGGTCCGCTTTTCGAAATCGCGAATAAAATAACAAAAGACTATGTTGGCAATGCCATTAACTTTCGCTTAGTCATTGAGTCAAATTTTCAAAATTTAGGCGCCGCTAAACTTTCAAAAAATGAGTGTCAGTTAGGTGCCAATAGCTTCTTATCTGTACAAGATAAAAAATTAAAATCTAACCCTACTAAGTTATCGTTTAAGGGATAA
- the tssH gene encoding type VI secretion system ATPase TssH yields the protein MSSMTLNKLVEKLSPDCRKSLEGAVAICNSRSHFTVELEHWLLAMIEQQLDDVRLIFGSFDIDIDKVQQDLNQSLESFKTGSESSPSLSVHVTSLLKQSWLSTSIEFTDNQIRSAYVIYTLTKDDTLSSLVTRCSKLFNKIEPGQLLHAWPEIVAQSQERNHSVQNASTQANAGSKTPSLDQFTVDLTAQALAGKIDPILGRDFEIRQMVDILTRRRQNNPILTGEAGVGKTAVVEGLALRIAQKDVPAVLQNVKIHSLDLALLQAGAGMKGEFENRLKSLINEVKNAVNPVVLFIDEAHTMIGSGGAAGQNDAANLLKPALARGELRTIAATTWAEYKKFFEKDAALTRRFQVVKVEEPTPEKAVAMLRGLVPVMEKHHKVFISEQALEGAVHLSHRYITARQLPDKAVALLDTACARVAMSQASTPNTIEQLVNRLSEIETQVKMLNREQKTGLDHSQQLDTLKAELITIEEQLAPLNEQFSTEKEIVTELNQALELINSQDDESSQEILDKLRLSKEKLASFEHNMVHWQVNEELIAQVISDWTGIPVGKMHEDEIHGILNLAQQMKQRVVGQDHALDLIAKVVQTSRAQLADESRPNGIFMLAGPSGVGKTETALSLAQEVYGSEENVTVINMSEFKEEHKVSLLLGSPPGYVGYGEGGILTEAVRRKPYSVVLLDEMEKAHPGVQDIFYQVFDKGTIKDGEGRDIDFKNTIIIMTSNVGTDTTMSLFEDEESKPSIKGLLKALQDDLLASFKPAFLGRINVIPYIPLSDDILTEIAAIQINKIIKRVKKHYNAELIYNKDVIEYIIANCQNAGSGARNIHTILQNRVLPLLSEVLLSSMIDDKEINSISLLIKDNEFELELN from the coding sequence ATGTCTTCGATGACACTGAATAAACTAGTTGAAAAACTGAGTCCCGATTGCAGAAAAAGCCTAGAAGGTGCTGTTGCTATATGTAATAGCCGCAGTCATTTTACGGTTGAACTTGAACATTGGCTACTAGCTATGATTGAGCAGCAATTAGATGACGTTAGACTAATTTTTGGCTCGTTCGATATAGATATTGATAAAGTTCAGCAGGATTTAAATCAATCACTAGAGTCGTTTAAAACGGGTAGTGAGTCATCACCTAGTTTGTCAGTGCATGTAACGAGTCTGCTTAAGCAGTCTTGGTTAAGTACCAGCATTGAGTTTACAGATAATCAAATTCGTAGTGCATACGTTATTTATACCCTTACTAAAGACGATACTTTATCAAGTTTAGTTACACGTTGTAGTAAGTTATTTAATAAAATAGAACCTGGTCAATTGCTTCATGCATGGCCTGAAATAGTTGCGCAATCTCAAGAGCGTAACCATTCAGTACAAAATGCATCAACTCAGGCAAATGCTGGCTCTAAAACCCCAAGCTTAGATCAATTCACTGTTGATTTAACAGCCCAGGCACTCGCTGGAAAAATAGACCCTATTCTTGGTCGTGATTTCGAAATACGTCAAATGGTAGATATTTTGACAAGGCGTCGTCAAAACAACCCAATTTTAACGGGTGAAGCCGGTGTAGGCAAAACAGCAGTCGTTGAAGGGCTTGCGTTAAGAATCGCTCAAAAAGACGTACCGGCTGTATTACAAAATGTAAAAATTCACAGCTTAGATTTAGCTCTACTACAAGCTGGTGCGGGTATGAAAGGTGAATTTGAAAATCGCCTTAAATCACTTATCAATGAAGTAAAGAATGCGGTAAATCCGGTAGTTTTATTTATTGATGAAGCACATACCATGATTGGTAGCGGTGGTGCTGCTGGTCAAAATGACGCGGCCAACCTATTAAAGCCCGCTTTAGCGCGTGGTGAATTACGTACAATAGCGGCAACTACTTGGGCTGAATACAAAAAGTTTTTTGAAAAAGACGCTGCATTAACACGCCGATTCCAAGTTGTAAAAGTTGAAGAGCCAACCCCTGAAAAAGCGGTAGCAATGTTACGCGGCTTAGTGCCGGTAATGGAAAAGCATCACAAGGTATTTATATCTGAACAAGCACTTGAAGGCGCGGTGCATTTATCACATCGTTATATTACTGCAAGGCAGCTACCAGACAAAGCCGTAGCATTACTAGATACAGCGTGTGCACGTGTAGCAATGAGCCAAGCATCAACTCCAAATACTATTGAGCAGCTTGTAAATCGCTTAAGCGAAATAGAAACACAAGTAAAAATGCTTAACAGAGAGCAAAAAACGGGTTTAGATCATTCACAGCAGCTAGACACATTAAAAGCAGAGCTAATTACAATTGAAGAGCAATTAGCCCCTTTAAATGAACAATTTAGTACTGAAAAAGAAATTGTAACTGAGCTTAATCAAGCTCTAGAGCTTATTAACTCTCAAGACGATGAGTCATCACAAGAGATACTCGATAAGCTAAGACTTAGCAAAGAGAAGCTAGCCTCTTTTGAACATAATATGGTTCATTGGCAGGTTAACGAAGAGCTTATAGCGCAAGTTATTTCAGATTGGACAGGCATACCTGTTGGTAAAATGCACGAAGATGAAATTCATGGCATTTTAAATTTAGCACAACAAATGAAGCAACGAGTTGTAGGACAAGACCATGCTCTTGATTTAATAGCTAAAGTTGTTCAAACATCGCGTGCTCAACTCGCTGATGAAAGCCGCCCTAACGGTATATTTATGTTAGCAGGGCCAAGCGGTGTAGGTAAAACAGAAACAGCGCTTTCTTTAGCCCAAGAAGTATATGGTAGTGAAGAAAACGTCACTGTAATTAATATGTCTGAGTTTAAAGAAGAGCATAAAGTATCTTTACTGCTTGGCTCACCTCCAGGGTATGTAGGTTACGGCGAGGGAGGCATACTAACCGAAGCCGTAAGAAGAAAGCCATACAGTGTTGTACTTTTAGATGAGATGGAAAAAGCACATCCTGGCGTGCAAGATATTTTTTATCAAGTGTTTGATAAAGGTACAATAAAAGACGGTGAAGGCCGCGATATCGACTTTAAAAACACTATTATAATTATGACCTCAAACGTGGGCACAGACACCACAATGAGCTTATTTGAAGACGAAGAAAGTAAACCAAGTATCAAAGGTTTATTAAAGGCACTACAAGATGATTTACTTGCTTCATTTAAACCCGCATTTTTAGGTCGTATTAATGTAATACCTTACATCCCACTAAGTGACGATATTCTTACAGAAATTGCCGCTATTCAAATAAATAAAATAATTAAACGTGTTAAAAAACATTACAATGCCGAGTTAATTTATAATAAAGATGTAATTGAATATATTATTGCTAATTGCCAGAACGCAGGCTCAGGTGCACGTAATATTCACACTATACTGCAAAACAGAGTGCTGCCATTATTGTCTGAAGTTTTACTTTCTAGCATGATTGATGACAAAGAAATTAATAGTATATCGCTATTAATAAAAGATAATGAATTTGAACTGGAGCTGAATTAA
- a CDS encoding Hcp family type VI secretion system effector — protein sequence MQANTYLKYGSIKGETTAESFKDLITVLSLDWNVSREISSATGTAMDRESSSTRLGDVTITKLQDKASPDLFKEATIGKGLPAVFHITKQGDKVEEIMKIELTDAMISSYSVSVQNDRPIETITISYTEMMMTVTPTDDKNNITAPLVYGYSGVKGQQM from the coding sequence ATGCAAGCAAATACATATTTAAAATACGGTTCAATCAAAGGCGAAACTACTGCTGAGTCTTTCAAAGATTTAATTACAGTTTTATCTCTTGATTGGAATGTAAGTCGTGAAATTAGCTCAGCTACTGGTACAGCGATGGACCGTGAGTCAAGCTCTACTCGCCTTGGCGACGTAACAATCACTAAACTTCAAGATAAAGCATCTCCGGATCTTTTCAAAGAAGCGACAATCGGTAAAGGTTTACCAGCTGTTTTCCATATCACTAAGCAAGGTGATAAGGTTGAAGAAATCATGAAAATCGAACTTACAGATGCAATGATTTCTAGCTACTCAGTATCAGTACAAAACGATCGTCCAATCGAAACAATCACTATCAGCTACACAGAAATGATGATGACTGTTACTCCAACAGACGACAAAAATAACATTACTGCTCCTCTTGTATACGGTTACAGCGGTGTTAAAGGTCAACAAATGTAA
- a CDS encoding type VI secretion system Vgr family protein: MQKATQDKNVIQISTPAGKDALYLTRFVAQEAMSDLFVMSANMYTIGKQIAHEDLVGKPVSIKVKNAEGGGERYYHGIVSHLVSNGSRTADVDEQKNYIDYQATIVPFAASMRNRKNSRIFQKKTIKEIFADLFGQHNVAFSDKTSKTYPKYEYCVQYQESDFDFIQRLFQQEGIFYFFEHSNSNHTLVLADDITAYEVCGEGKVVFSTGHLSESHVSRWQGGLSIAPGSFKRVGYDFKQPSRYPDGEQANPELPTQSVSEIFEYTGEQECHPRAANLASVQLESLQRDMKLSSGRSDCRSFTVGKLFSFKKHEDPRLEGKTFVITSMMTSITVPNQSGSQQSSVEEVYSNHFECVPKEIPYRAQINKKKPVINGVQTAIVTGDSADEIMIDQFGRVKVQFDWDREGKKDSKSSCWIRVAQNWAGKKWGAFFFPRVGQEVLVDFINGDPDQPIISGAVYNADLMPPYALPAEKTQSGIKTRSTKEGGADNFNELRFEDKKGSELVYLQAEKDKQLYVKNDQNDKTDHDHNIEIGNDRKTDIANNDSLKVAKNRIADMGENDTLKVGKTLNIEAGDEIVIKTGSAQIKMSSSGNITIEGTNINIKGSNVKVDGSAITLSAGMIKLN, from the coding sequence ATGCAAAAAGCAACACAAGATAAAAACGTAATTCAAATTAGCACCCCTGCTGGTAAAGATGCCCTCTATTTAACTCGTTTTGTTGCCCAAGAGGCAATGTCTGATTTGTTTGTTATGTCTGCCAATATGTACACGATTGGAAAACAAATCGCACACGAAGATTTAGTGGGTAAACCTGTATCTATTAAAGTAAAAAATGCAGAAGGCGGTGGTGAGCGTTACTACCACGGTATAGTTAGTCATTTGGTTTCAAACGGAAGCCGTACGGCAGATGTTGACGAGCAAAAAAATTATATAGATTATCAAGCGACGATAGTTCCATTCGCAGCTTCAATGCGCAATCGTAAAAATAGCCGCATTTTTCAAAAGAAAACAATTAAAGAAATATTTGCTGATTTATTTGGTCAACACAATGTTGCCTTTAGCGATAAAACCAGTAAAACCTACCCTAAGTACGAATATTGTGTTCAGTATCAAGAGTCTGATTTTGATTTTATTCAGCGCTTATTTCAACAAGAAGGTATATTTTACTTTTTTGAACACTCAAACAGTAACCATACGCTTGTTTTAGCTGACGATATTACAGCTTATGAAGTATGTGGCGAAGGTAAAGTTGTATTTTCAACTGGTCATTTAAGTGAATCACACGTATCGCGCTGGCAAGGCGGTTTAAGCATTGCCCCTGGTAGTTTTAAACGTGTTGGTTACGACTTTAAACAGCCATCTCGATACCCTGATGGCGAGCAAGCAAACCCTGAGCTTCCTACTCAATCGGTCTCTGAAATTTTTGAATACACGGGCGAGCAAGAGTGCCACCCGCGCGCAGCTAATTTAGCATCTGTACAGTTAGAGTCACTGCAAAGAGACATGAAGCTTTCCAGTGGGCGTAGTGATTGCCGCTCATTTACTGTAGGTAAGTTATTTAGCTTTAAAAAGCATGAAGACCCACGCCTTGAAGGTAAAACATTTGTTATTACCTCTATGATGACATCAATTACAGTGCCAAACCAATCAGGTTCGCAGCAGTCATCGGTAGAGGAAGTTTATTCAAATCACTTTGAATGTGTCCCAAAAGAAATCCCTTACAGAGCACAAATAAATAAGAAAAAGCCTGTAATAAATGGGGTTCAAACGGCAATTGTAACTGGCGACAGCGCTGATGAAATTATGATTGACCAATTTGGCCGTGTAAAAGTGCAGTTTGATTGGGATAGAGAAGGCAAAAAAGATTCTAAAAGTTCGTGTTGGATCCGTGTTGCGCAAAATTGGGCGGGTAAAAAGTGGGGGGCGTTTTTCTTCCCTCGTGTAGGCCAAGAAGTTCTTGTGGACTTTATAAATGGCGACCCAGATCAACCCATAATAAGTGGGGCAGTGTATAACGCTGACTTAATGCCTCCGTACGCATTACCTGCTGAAAAAACACAAAGCGGTATAAAAACACGTTCTACAAAAGAAGGCGGGGCTGATAATTTTAATGAGCTTAGATTTGAAGATAAAAAAGGCAGTGAGCTGGTTTATCTTCAAGCAGAAAAAGACAAGCAACTTTATGTTAAAAACGATCAAAACGATAAAACAGATCACGACCATAATATTGAAATTGGCAACGACAGAAAAACAGATATAGCTAACAACGACAGCCTTAAAGTTGCTAAAAATCGTATTGCCGACATGGGCGAAAACGATACTTTAAAAGTAGGCAAAACATTAAATATAGAAGCGGGTGATGAAATAGTTATTAAAACAGGCTCTGCGCAAATTAAAATGAGCAGTAGTGGTAATATAACTATTGAAGGCACTAATATAAATATTAAAGGTAGTAATGTTAAAGTTGATGGCAGTGCTATTACTTTATCTGCCGGAATGATTAAATTAAATTAG
- a CDS encoding PAAR domain-containing protein, giving the protein MGKPAATIGHMHVCPKTTGTVPHVGGPVVIGSTNVLIGGMPAARKGDMMVCIGPPDSIKSGSGSVKINGKPAARMGDDSSHGGKIVVGNPTVLIGG; this is encoded by the coding sequence ATGGGTAAGCCCGCAGCTACAATTGGTCACATGCATGTGTGCCCTAAAACAACCGGCACAGTGCCGCATGTAGGTGGCCCTGTAGTTATTGGCTCAACTAATGTGTTAATTGGTGGTATGCCCGCTGCGCGTAAAGGTGACATGATGGTGTGTATTGGCCCGCCAGATAGCATTAAATCGGGTTCTGGCTCAGTTAAAATTAACGGAAAGCCTGCCGCTAGAATGGGTGATGACAGCTCCCATGGTGGTAAAATTGTTGTTGGCAACCCTACAGTATTAATAGGTGGCTAA